The Coffea arabica cultivar ET-39 chromosome 8e, Coffea Arabica ET-39 HiFi, whole genome shotgun sequence genome window below encodes:
- the LOC140004126 gene encoding ATP-dependent RNA helicase DEAH13-like isoform X1 — MEAKENPSIQVDNEDTNKIIMPEKEKNKNQKKQKKDQVPGKLRAISNPKLGKSQKRKLRRLEEEKEKASLWSQSIETLEKYKIRDDVYSLMWSSRNLGQVETVREKRQREVQFSKAGLELPHAVQPFKKRTINDSACEIEHCSDRIQVAYSNESAKDKEEALNAISISSPSSEGLTVRNEVGTFTGDAEVMVKKVPHDNITLASPQSVQKCPFKCNSDDKDIKKLKDKVDEDPEVKSKNKSILANSPPEGPITALDGVDVFRRKEDEAQKNSLNCSSSRPFANSPQERALVAPMVVHVSRSKNVENQRKNLPIVMMEQEIMEAINENMSVIICGETGCGKTTQVPQFLYEAGFGSKHSNTQGGIIGVTQPRRVAVLATAKRVAFELGLRLGKEVGFQVRHDKRVGENCSIKFMTDGILLREVQSDFLLKRYSIIILDEAHERSLNTDILIGMLSRVIRERQREFEEQEKKVVSGEYIKPENRIYPLKLVLMSATLRVEDFVSGKRIFHVPPPVIEVPTRQYPVTIHFSKRTEVIDYVGQAYKKVLSIHKRLPPGGILVFVTGQREVEYLCRKLRKASKEIVDKVSKVKNDSTSVSGENPGELNDMKEINEAFEGHDDSGHDITDRFSSYEEDHEDVSDNESDSSHDSEDDSDLEFSNQDENLFNQESMESDSQLANTLQKNGSLASLKAAFEALAGKRTFDPDLEGQKTSSVAPQGGVDESGSTTGNTGKITNDPVAGPISVLPLYAMLPASAQLRVFEAVKEGERLVVVATNVAETSLTIPGIKYVVDTGREKVKKYNSSNGMEAYEIQWISKASAAQRAGRAGRTGPGHCYRLYSSAVFSNIFPDFSSAEISKVPVDGVVLLMKSMHIGKVANFPFPTPPEATAVAEAERCLKVLEALDNKGRMTSMGKAMARFPMSPRHSRMLLTVIQIMRNVNDYARANLVLGYAVAAAAALSLSNPFSMQFGGNHTDGDEFKQGEKAGTRENGKILDREEKQRKKKMKEAAKDSRAKFSNPTSDVLTTAYALQCFELSANPVDFCCDNFLHLKTMEEMSKLRKQLLHLVFSSNSSDLQHDFVWIHGGVDDVEGAWRVSSGKNPLFLNEEEIIGQAICAGWADRVAKRTRSASGLSDGDRKVNAVRYQACMVKERVFLHRWSSVSKSAPEFLVYSELLHTKRPYIHGATCVKSEWLVKYAHSLCSFSAPHSDPKPYYDPQTDLVFNWVTPIFGPHLWQLPLHGSPIKDDMDRVAVFAFSLLDGQVLPCLKSVRKFMAAPPASILRPEASGVKRVGNLLSKLKSGRRVIDSRSMLRQVWKDKRMELFSELQDWFQEGFHDQFEELWKEMQREVLLDPNDRLRKLKKANRRV, encoded by the exons ATGGAGGCCAAAGAAAATCCCTC TATTCAGGTGGACAATGAGGATACCAACAAGATTATAAtgccagaaaaggaaaaaaacaagaatcagaagaagcaaaagaaagatCAG GTGCCTGGAAAGCTTAGAGCTATATCAAATCCTAAATTAGGTAAGTCCCAGAAAAGAAAATTGAGGAGGCTTGAG GAGGAGAAGGAGAAGGCCTCTCTTTGGTCGCAAAGCATCGAGACCCTAGA GAAGTACAAAATAAGAGATGATGTCTATTCACTTATGTGGTCTTCACGAAACTTGGGCCAG GTTGAAACTGTGCGTGAGAAACGCCAAAGGGAGGTGCAGTTTTCTAAAGCTGGTTTAGAATTGCCACATGCTGTTCAACCTTTCAAGAAGAGGACCATCAATGATTCTGCTTGTGAGATCGAGCATTGTTCTGATAGAATACAAGTTGCTTACAGCAATGAATCAGCTAAAGATAAAGAAGAAGCGCTAAATGCCATTTCTATCTCCTCACCATCATCTGAAGGACTAACTGTCAGAAATGAAGTTGGTACCTTTACTGGAGATGCTGAGGTTATGGTTAAGAAAGTACCCCATGACAATATCACGTTGGCATCTCCACAATCAGTGCAGAAGTGCCCATTCAAATGCAATTCTGATGATAAGGATATCAAAAAGTTAAAA GATAAGGTTGATGAAGATCCAGAAGTCAAATCTAAGAATAAGAGCATTTTAGCTAACTCACCTCCAGAAGGACCTATTACTGCCCTGGATGGAGTGGATGTGTTCAGGAGGAAAGAGGATGAAGCACAGAAAAATAGTCTTAACTGTTCCAGTTCCAGACCTTTTGCTAACTCTCCCCAAGAAAGGGCTTTGGTTGCCCCAATGGTGGTGCATGTATCTAGATCAAAGAATGTTGAGAACCAAAGAAAGAATCTTCCTATTGTCATGATGGAGCAGGAGATAATGGAAGCTATAAATGAGAATATGAGTGTCATAATTTGTGGTGAGACTGGTTGTGGCAAAACCACTCAAGTTCCGCAG TTTCTCTATGAAGCTGGTTTTGGTTCGAAGCATTCTAATACTCAAGGTGGAATAATTGGTGTGACACAACCACGCCGAGTTGCAGTCCTTGCAACTGCAAAGCGAGTGGCATTTGAGCTTGGCCTTCGTCTGGGCAAGGAGGTTGGGTTTCAAGTCAGGCATGACAAAAGGGTTGGGGAGAATTGCTCCATTAAGTTTATGACTGATGGAATTTTACTTCGGGAAGTCCAG AGTGATTTTTTACTGAAACGCTATTCTATCATTATACTAGATGAGGCTCATGAGAGAAGCTTGAACACTGATATACTCATAGGAATGCTTTCTCGTGTTATACGAGAGCGGCAG AGAGAATTTGAGGAGCAGGAGAAGAAGGTTGTTTCAGGAGAATATATAAAGCCGGAAAATAGGATATACCCATTGAAATTAGTTTTGATGAGTGCTACTTTGCGGGTTGAGGACTTTGTTTCTGGCAAACGAATTTTTCATGTTCCTCCACCTGTAATAGAAGTCCCAACTAGACAATATCCAGTTACTATACACTTCTCCAAGAGAACTGAAGTCATAGATTATGTCGGCCAAGCGTATAAAAAGGTCTTGTCAATTCACAAGAGGCTGCCACCTGGTGGGATACTTGTATTTGTGACTGGGCAGAGGGAGGTGGAGTACCTTTGTCGGAAGTTGCGTAAAGCATCTAAGGAGATAGTTGATAAAGTTTCTAAAGTAAAAAATGATTCGACTTCAGTGTCTGGTGAGAATCCAGGAGAGTTAAATGACATGAAGGAGATAAATGAAGCATTCGAAGGTCATGACGATTCCGGACATGACATAACAGACCGTTTCAGTTCTTATGAGGAGGATCATGAGGATGTGTCTGATAATGAATCAGATTCGTCCCATGATTCGGAAGATGACAGTGATTTGGAATTCTCCAATCAAGATGAGAATTTGTTCAATCAGGAGTCTATGGAGTCTGACAGTCAGCTTGCAAATACTCTACAAAAGAATGGAAGCCTTGCTTCATTGAAGGCAGCCTTTGAAGCTTTGGCCGGAAAAAGAACTTTTGACCCTGACTTGGAGGGACAAAAGACGAGTTCGGTTGCACCACAAGGAGGTGTAGATGAATCTGGTTCCACAACAGGAAATACAGGGAAAATAACAAACGATCCTGTTGCTGGTCCAATATCTGTTCTGCCTCTTTATGCAATGCTTCCAGCATCTGCACAGCTTCGGGTATTTGAAGCAGTCAAGGAAGGTGAACGCCTGGTCGTTGTTGCCACTAACGTAGCTGAAACCTCTTTGACAATCCCAGGTATTAAGTATGTTGTTGACACTGGaagagaaaaagtaaagaagtATAACTCTTCAAATGGCATGGAAGCATATGAAATACAGTGGATTAGTAAGGCTTCTGCTGCTCAGCGTGCTGGAAGAGCAGGAAGAACAGGGCCTGGGCACTGTTACCGCCTTTATTCTTCTGCTGTCTTTAGTAACATATTTCCTGACTTCTCATCTGCTGAAATCTCAAAGGTGCCTGTTGATGGGGTTGTCCTCCTTATGAAATCAATGCATATTGGCAAG GTTGCAAACTTTCCTTTTCCAACTCCTCCGGAAGCCACGGCCGTAGCTGAAGCAGAGCGTTGCCTGAAGGTGCTTGAAGCTCTTGACAACAAAGGGCGGATGACTAGTATGGGGAAAGCAATGGCACGATTTCCTATGAGTCCTCGGCACTCCCGAATGCTCCTAACGGTAATTCAGATCATGCGAAATGTGAATGACTATGCCCGGGCAAATTTAGTTCTGGGTTATGCGGTTGCAGCTGCTGCTGCTTTGAGCCTATCAAACCCTTTCAGCATGCAATTTGGAGGAAACCACACTGATGGGGATGAATTTAAACAGGGTGAGAAGGCAGGCACtagagaaaatggaaaaattttagACAGGGAAGAAAAACagcggaaaaagaaaatgaaagaggcTGCCAAGGATTCTCGTGCTAAGTTTTCTAACCCTACCAGTGATGTTTTGACCACAGCTTATGCTCTACAATGTTTCGAATTGTCAGCAAATCCAGTTGACTTTTGCTGTGATAATTTCTTGCACTTAAAGACGATGGAGGAAATGTCCAAGCTGAGGAAGCAGCTTCTTCACTTAGTATTTAGCTCAAATTCCTCAGATTTGCAGCATGATTTTGTCTGGATTCATGGGGGAGTAGATGATGTAGAAGGCGCTTGGAGGGTTTCTTCAGGGAAAAATCCTCTGTTTCTGAATGAAGAGGAAATTATAGGCCAAGCTATCTGTGCAGGTTGGGCTGATAGAGTTGCTAAACGGACTAGAAGTGCTTCAGGATTATCAGATGGAGATAGAAAAGTCAATGCCGTTCGCTATCAAGCTTGCATGGTAAAAGAAAGAGTTTTCCTCCACCGTTGGTCATCTGTTTCCAAGTCCGCACCTGAATTCTTGGTGTACAGTGAATTACTGCATACCAAGAGGCCATATATTCATGGGGCCACTTGTGTGAAATCAGAATGGCTTGTAAAATATGCTCATTCCTTGTGCAGTTTTTCTGCACCTCATTCAGATCCAAAACCATATTATGACCCTCAAACTGACCTAGTTTTCAATTGGGTCACTCCAATTTTCGGTCCTCATCTATGGCAGCTTCCACTTCACGGTTCACCCATCAAAGATGATATGGATCGGGTGGCTGTATTTGCCTTTTCTTTGCTTGACGGCCAAGTTTTGCCATGCCTAAAGTCTGTCCGGAAATTCATGGCTGCACCTCCAGCTAGCATATTGAGACCAGAGGCATCAGGTGTTAAACGAGTGGGAAATCTGTTGAGTAAATTAAAGAGCGGAAGAAGAGTAATTGACAGTCGTTCTATGTTAAGACAAGTGTGGAAAGATAAACGTATGGAATTGTTTTCAGAATTGCAGGATTGGTTCCAGGAAGGATTTCATGACCAATTTGAAGAGCTTTGGAAAGAAATGCAGCGTGAAGTTCTCTTAGATCCCAATGACCGCTTGAGAAAGTTAAAAAAAGCAAATAGGAGAGTATAG
- the LOC140004126 gene encoding ATP-dependent RNA helicase DEAH13-like isoform X2, whose amino-acid sequence MWSSRNLGQVETVREKRQREVQFSKAGLELPHAVQPFKKRTINDSACEIEHCSDRIQVAYSNESAKDKEEALNAISISSPSSEGLTVRNEVGTFTGDAEVMVKKVPHDNITLASPQSVQKCPFKCNSDDKDIKKLKDKVDEDPEVKSKNKSILANSPPEGPITALDGVDVFRRKEDEAQKNSLNCSSSRPFANSPQERALVAPMVVHVSRSKNVENQRKNLPIVMMEQEIMEAINENMSVIICGETGCGKTTQVPQFLYEAGFGSKHSNTQGGIIGVTQPRRVAVLATAKRVAFELGLRLGKEVGFQVRHDKRVGENCSIKFMTDGILLREVQSDFLLKRYSIIILDEAHERSLNTDILIGMLSRVIRERQREFEEQEKKVVSGEYIKPENRIYPLKLVLMSATLRVEDFVSGKRIFHVPPPVIEVPTRQYPVTIHFSKRTEVIDYVGQAYKKVLSIHKRLPPGGILVFVTGQREVEYLCRKLRKASKEIVDKVSKVKNDSTSVSGENPGELNDMKEINEAFEGHDDSGHDITDRFSSYEEDHEDVSDNESDSSHDSEDDSDLEFSNQDENLFNQESMESDSQLANTLQKNGSLASLKAAFEALAGKRTFDPDLEGQKTSSVAPQGGVDESGSTTGNTGKITNDPVAGPISVLPLYAMLPASAQLRVFEAVKEGERLVVVATNVAETSLTIPGIKYVVDTGREKVKKYNSSNGMEAYEIQWISKASAAQRAGRAGRTGPGHCYRLYSSAVFSNIFPDFSSAEISKVPVDGVVLLMKSMHIGKVANFPFPTPPEATAVAEAERCLKVLEALDNKGRMTSMGKAMARFPMSPRHSRMLLTVIQIMRNVNDYARANLVLGYAVAAAAALSLSNPFSMQFGGNHTDGDEFKQGEKAGTRENGKILDREEKQRKKKMKEAAKDSRAKFSNPTSDVLTTAYALQCFELSANPVDFCCDNFLHLKTMEEMSKLRKQLLHLVFSSNSSDLQHDFVWIHGGVDDVEGAWRVSSGKNPLFLNEEEIIGQAICAGWADRVAKRTRSASGLSDGDRKVNAVRYQACMVKERVFLHRWSSVSKSAPEFLVYSELLHTKRPYIHGATCVKSEWLVKYAHSLCSFSAPHSDPKPYYDPQTDLVFNWVTPIFGPHLWQLPLHGSPIKDDMDRVAVFAFSLLDGQVLPCLKSVRKFMAAPPASILRPEASGVKRVGNLLSKLKSGRRVIDSRSMLRQVWKDKRMELFSELQDWFQEGFHDQFEELWKEMQREVLLDPNDRLRKLKKANRRV is encoded by the exons ATGTGGTCTTCACGAAACTTGGGCCAG GTTGAAACTGTGCGTGAGAAACGCCAAAGGGAGGTGCAGTTTTCTAAAGCTGGTTTAGAATTGCCACATGCTGTTCAACCTTTCAAGAAGAGGACCATCAATGATTCTGCTTGTGAGATCGAGCATTGTTCTGATAGAATACAAGTTGCTTACAGCAATGAATCAGCTAAAGATAAAGAAGAAGCGCTAAATGCCATTTCTATCTCCTCACCATCATCTGAAGGACTAACTGTCAGAAATGAAGTTGGTACCTTTACTGGAGATGCTGAGGTTATGGTTAAGAAAGTACCCCATGACAATATCACGTTGGCATCTCCACAATCAGTGCAGAAGTGCCCATTCAAATGCAATTCTGATGATAAGGATATCAAAAAGTTAAAA GATAAGGTTGATGAAGATCCAGAAGTCAAATCTAAGAATAAGAGCATTTTAGCTAACTCACCTCCAGAAGGACCTATTACTGCCCTGGATGGAGTGGATGTGTTCAGGAGGAAAGAGGATGAAGCACAGAAAAATAGTCTTAACTGTTCCAGTTCCAGACCTTTTGCTAACTCTCCCCAAGAAAGGGCTTTGGTTGCCCCAATGGTGGTGCATGTATCTAGATCAAAGAATGTTGAGAACCAAAGAAAGAATCTTCCTATTGTCATGATGGAGCAGGAGATAATGGAAGCTATAAATGAGAATATGAGTGTCATAATTTGTGGTGAGACTGGTTGTGGCAAAACCACTCAAGTTCCGCAG TTTCTCTATGAAGCTGGTTTTGGTTCGAAGCATTCTAATACTCAAGGTGGAATAATTGGTGTGACACAACCACGCCGAGTTGCAGTCCTTGCAACTGCAAAGCGAGTGGCATTTGAGCTTGGCCTTCGTCTGGGCAAGGAGGTTGGGTTTCAAGTCAGGCATGACAAAAGGGTTGGGGAGAATTGCTCCATTAAGTTTATGACTGATGGAATTTTACTTCGGGAAGTCCAG AGTGATTTTTTACTGAAACGCTATTCTATCATTATACTAGATGAGGCTCATGAGAGAAGCTTGAACACTGATATACTCATAGGAATGCTTTCTCGTGTTATACGAGAGCGGCAG AGAGAATTTGAGGAGCAGGAGAAGAAGGTTGTTTCAGGAGAATATATAAAGCCGGAAAATAGGATATACCCATTGAAATTAGTTTTGATGAGTGCTACTTTGCGGGTTGAGGACTTTGTTTCTGGCAAACGAATTTTTCATGTTCCTCCACCTGTAATAGAAGTCCCAACTAGACAATATCCAGTTACTATACACTTCTCCAAGAGAACTGAAGTCATAGATTATGTCGGCCAAGCGTATAAAAAGGTCTTGTCAATTCACAAGAGGCTGCCACCTGGTGGGATACTTGTATTTGTGACTGGGCAGAGGGAGGTGGAGTACCTTTGTCGGAAGTTGCGTAAAGCATCTAAGGAGATAGTTGATAAAGTTTCTAAAGTAAAAAATGATTCGACTTCAGTGTCTGGTGAGAATCCAGGAGAGTTAAATGACATGAAGGAGATAAATGAAGCATTCGAAGGTCATGACGATTCCGGACATGACATAACAGACCGTTTCAGTTCTTATGAGGAGGATCATGAGGATGTGTCTGATAATGAATCAGATTCGTCCCATGATTCGGAAGATGACAGTGATTTGGAATTCTCCAATCAAGATGAGAATTTGTTCAATCAGGAGTCTATGGAGTCTGACAGTCAGCTTGCAAATACTCTACAAAAGAATGGAAGCCTTGCTTCATTGAAGGCAGCCTTTGAAGCTTTGGCCGGAAAAAGAACTTTTGACCCTGACTTGGAGGGACAAAAGACGAGTTCGGTTGCACCACAAGGAGGTGTAGATGAATCTGGTTCCACAACAGGAAATACAGGGAAAATAACAAACGATCCTGTTGCTGGTCCAATATCTGTTCTGCCTCTTTATGCAATGCTTCCAGCATCTGCACAGCTTCGGGTATTTGAAGCAGTCAAGGAAGGTGAACGCCTGGTCGTTGTTGCCACTAACGTAGCTGAAACCTCTTTGACAATCCCAGGTATTAAGTATGTTGTTGACACTGGaagagaaaaagtaaagaagtATAACTCTTCAAATGGCATGGAAGCATATGAAATACAGTGGATTAGTAAGGCTTCTGCTGCTCAGCGTGCTGGAAGAGCAGGAAGAACAGGGCCTGGGCACTGTTACCGCCTTTATTCTTCTGCTGTCTTTAGTAACATATTTCCTGACTTCTCATCTGCTGAAATCTCAAAGGTGCCTGTTGATGGGGTTGTCCTCCTTATGAAATCAATGCATATTGGCAAG GTTGCAAACTTTCCTTTTCCAACTCCTCCGGAAGCCACGGCCGTAGCTGAAGCAGAGCGTTGCCTGAAGGTGCTTGAAGCTCTTGACAACAAAGGGCGGATGACTAGTATGGGGAAAGCAATGGCACGATTTCCTATGAGTCCTCGGCACTCCCGAATGCTCCTAACGGTAATTCAGATCATGCGAAATGTGAATGACTATGCCCGGGCAAATTTAGTTCTGGGTTATGCGGTTGCAGCTGCTGCTGCTTTGAGCCTATCAAACCCTTTCAGCATGCAATTTGGAGGAAACCACACTGATGGGGATGAATTTAAACAGGGTGAGAAGGCAGGCACtagagaaaatggaaaaattttagACAGGGAAGAAAAACagcggaaaaagaaaatgaaagaggcTGCCAAGGATTCTCGTGCTAAGTTTTCTAACCCTACCAGTGATGTTTTGACCACAGCTTATGCTCTACAATGTTTCGAATTGTCAGCAAATCCAGTTGACTTTTGCTGTGATAATTTCTTGCACTTAAAGACGATGGAGGAAATGTCCAAGCTGAGGAAGCAGCTTCTTCACTTAGTATTTAGCTCAAATTCCTCAGATTTGCAGCATGATTTTGTCTGGATTCATGGGGGAGTAGATGATGTAGAAGGCGCTTGGAGGGTTTCTTCAGGGAAAAATCCTCTGTTTCTGAATGAAGAGGAAATTATAGGCCAAGCTATCTGTGCAGGTTGGGCTGATAGAGTTGCTAAACGGACTAGAAGTGCTTCAGGATTATCAGATGGAGATAGAAAAGTCAATGCCGTTCGCTATCAAGCTTGCATGGTAAAAGAAAGAGTTTTCCTCCACCGTTGGTCATCTGTTTCCAAGTCCGCACCTGAATTCTTGGTGTACAGTGAATTACTGCATACCAAGAGGCCATATATTCATGGGGCCACTTGTGTGAAATCAGAATGGCTTGTAAAATATGCTCATTCCTTGTGCAGTTTTTCTGCACCTCATTCAGATCCAAAACCATATTATGACCCTCAAACTGACCTAGTTTTCAATTGGGTCACTCCAATTTTCGGTCCTCATCTATGGCAGCTTCCACTTCACGGTTCACCCATCAAAGATGATATGGATCGGGTGGCTGTATTTGCCTTTTCTTTGCTTGACGGCCAAGTTTTGCCATGCCTAAAGTCTGTCCGGAAATTCATGGCTGCACCTCCAGCTAGCATATTGAGACCAGAGGCATCAGGTGTTAAACGAGTGGGAAATCTGTTGAGTAAATTAAAGAGCGGAAGAAGAGTAATTGACAGTCGTTCTATGTTAAGACAAGTGTGGAAAGATAAACGTATGGAATTGTTTTCAGAATTGCAGGATTGGTTCCAGGAAGGATTTCATGACCAATTTGAAGAGCTTTGGAAAGAAATGCAGCGTGAAGTTCTCTTAGATCCCAATGACCGCTTGAGAAAGTTAAAAAAAGCAAATAGGAGAGTATAG